The following DNA comes from Acholeplasma equirhinis.
TGATAAGTTTATCGTATATGGCACACCATTCACAGGTAAAACAAATACTGGTGTAAACAAGAAAGTCGAACTTGGAAATATAATTTTCTTAGAACGCAGCTTAGAAAATTATATACATCAAATTTCAAATGAACAATCTTTAAAATTTTTCTTACGAGAAACAATTCGTCCATTTAAAGAGGAAAACATGGAACTCGTCTTAAATCTTTATCAAAAACTAGCAACTAAACATCCATTTTACCTTCTTGGTTGTAACGTAAGTATTGATGCTTTATATACAGCTTTGCATGGACTTAATCTAATAAGCAGTATAGAAAAAACATTACTAACCAAAGGATTTGTTGTTACAAATGTTTATGGAAGAAGCATGTTACCTCTCTTAAGAGAAAATATTGATCAAGTCTTAATAAAAAAAACAGACACATATCATATATACGATGTTGTTTTATTTAAATCTAATGATAAACTAGTTTTACATAGAATCATAAAAATAAAAGGTGATACATACTATATCACCGGTGACAATCAGTATAAATTAGAACATGTCTATAAAAACCAAATAAAAGGGAAAATGAAAGCTTTTTATAAAGAAGGTAAAGAAATCCCTGTTAACGATACAGAATATTTAAAATACGTCAAAAGAATCACACGTACAAGACTTCTTCGTGCAATCATCCGAAAACTATCAAAGAAGAAAGGAAATCATCAAATATGACAATCATCAAAAGATTCACAGCAATCATCTTCTTAATCATTTTAAGTTTCGTTGTTTCATTTAATGAGACCTATAGTGCTGATGACTTTATTACAACTACTTCAGTTAATGACTACGGTCAAGAGTTAAGAGCAGTGTGGATGTCACCTATTACAGGTGAGATACCAAATAACGTCACTGAACAATCTTGGAAGAATTTATTCTTAAATGAAACCTTCCCAATGCTTGCGTACTATAACTACAATACAATCATTATTCATTTTAGAACACATAATAATGCTTATTATAATTCAACACTCAATCCAAAAGCAACTCAATTTGCTAATATAAACTTTAATGTATTTGACCCAATGGCTTGGTTAATTGAGGAAGCACATAATCGTGGTATTGAAGTACACGCTTGGTTAAATCCTTATCGTGTAACACTAGGACAAGCATTTCCACAAGCTAACCCAGCTTCAAATTCATCAAATCTTTTAACTTATAATAGTTCTACAATTTTAAATCCTGGTCTTCCAAATGTTAGAGAGTTTCTTTATGATACTGTGGAAGAGATTATTCAAAATTATGATGTTGATGCTATTCACTTTGATGATTACTTCTATACAAACTTAGGTGCAAATGGATCACTCTCAACAGCACCAACAATTATTTCCGAACCAGACCAATCAACTTTTGAAACATATGGTGTTGGTTATAATCATACAAATGCCGTTTCAAAAGCAAACTGGCGTCGTGAACAAGTAAATATTTTTGTCGAAGGTGTACATTACGTTATTAAATCTTACAATGAGACAAACGGTAAACATATTCAATTTGGTATTGCACCAACTGGTGTTTATAAAAATGGTAATGGTGTCGTTACATATGATGCAAATGGATTACCAGTAACAACTGGTTCACAAACTAATGGTCAAGAACACTATAACTCATATTTATTTGCAGATAGTCTGCATTGGTTAAAAAATGGATGGTTAGATTATTTTATGCCTCAATCTTATTGGGCAGACAATCATCCAGCTGCAAGTTATACAAAAGTTATGGGTTGGTGGGATAAAGTTTTTAAAAATTTAAATGTGAATCTTTATTCTGGACTTGGTCTTTATATGGCCGCATCTGCAAATGAAACTTATAATTGGAAAGCAAACGATACTGAACTTAATCTTCAAATGAATATCTTACACGGACTTGAATATGTAGAAGGATTTTCAGTATACAATTATCCAAACTTAAAAATTGGATATCAAGAAAGAAATAATCCTTCAAATATTGTCGCAAGACATGTCAACAATGCGAAATCACACTGGTCTAAAATAGCAATCTTCCCTGAACTTAAGAGTATGGAACCAGTATTAGTAGATCCAATTACAAGTATGGAACATCAAGGTGGTACATTATCATTTAACTCAGTTGAAAATGCAAAATTCTACTACATTTATCGTTCTACTGAAGAAATAACTTATGATGCATCAGAAATCATTGGTGTTGTAAGACATCAAGATTTACCAATATTAACCTATCAAACAAATGATTTAAATAATACTTACAATTATTCTATAAGAGTCTTATCACCAACAAATCATTTATCTGATGAACCTAATTTATCTGAAAATGCAATAATGATTCCTGGTGCTTCAATTAGAAATCAAGATGCAAACTTACAACAA
Coding sequences within:
- a CDS encoding S26 family signal peptidase, which encodes MLYKIADLIVKMNPQYDPLTFQATQYLVSGDFDVDIDIPDLSEHVQKYQHENNHLTLGEAEYMIYGSYFYTKLIKFNGFFLHSSAVVYQDKAYLFSAPSGTGKSTHAALWATNLNAYILNDDKPAIRLINDKFIVYGTPFTGKTNTGVNKKVELGNIIFLERSLENYIHQISNEQSLKFFLRETIRPFKEENMELVLNLYQKLATKHPFYLLGCNVSIDALYTALHGLNLISSIEKTLLTKGFVVTNVYGRSMLPLLRENIDQVLIKKTDTYHIYDVVLFKSNDKLVLHRIIKIKGDTYYITGDNQYKLEHVYKNQIKGKMKAFYKEGKEIPVNDTEYLKYVKRITRTRLLRAIIRKLSKKKGNHQI
- a CDS encoding glycoside hydrolase family 10 protein, whose translation is MTIIKRFTAIIFLIILSFVVSFNETYSADDFITTTSVNDYGQELRAVWMSPITGEIPNNVTEQSWKNLFLNETFPMLAYYNYNTIIIHFRTHNNAYYNSTLNPKATQFANINFNVFDPMAWLIEEAHNRGIEVHAWLNPYRVTLGQAFPQANPASNSSNLLTYNSSTILNPGLPNVREFLYDTVEEIIQNYDVDAIHFDDYFYTNLGANGSLSTAPTIISEPDQSTFETYGVGYNHTNAVSKANWRREQVNIFVEGVHYVIKSYNETNGKHIQFGIAPTGVYKNGNGVVTYDANGLPVTTGSQTNGQEHYNSYLFADSLHWLKNGWLDYFMPQSYWADNHPAASYTKVMGWWDKVFKNLNVNLYSGLGLYMAASANETYNWKANDTELNLQMNILHGLEYVEGFSVYNYPNLKIGYQERNNPSNIVARHVNNAKSHWSKIAIFPELKSMEPVLVDPITSMEHQGGTLSFNSVENAKFYYIYRSTEEITYDASEIIGVVRHQDLPILTYQTNDLNNTYNYSIRVLSPTNHLSDEPNLSENAIMIPGASIRNQDANLQQGLRFYAELVDGFIPEEKGFYVVYGVASKAQLQTAINNPIGGKTILNGKEVFKASVEGLDEDNRFSVVLTGIPEIGYATKISVFAYYIQNSKETITITVSTRSIAQVAINMAKTNESTTASLAIIESVKQNFNVLHTTIDGIAVTGSIYEVDRLKLKSEFLTDYNNKFGNALTASSTPLQYKNQFSTGLTEADNITKNVSNSNLYKFFNDPIYQAKWGWILDYFISIDGTLHVERQSMALKGDGTYADYQLWNFIHFSATLYNFFNREHETLNYTAINFSPSSTSNLNYQKVALFSNSILIDIDDYQVTLK